A genomic segment from Vicugna pacos chromosome 17, VicPac4, whole genome shotgun sequence encodes:
- the XCR1 gene encoding chemokine XC receptor 1: MEPSDIPETTTSFEYDPQSFLCEKKTFVFATFSTTILYCLVFFLSLVGNSLVLWVLVKYESLESLTNVFILNLCLSDLVFSCLLPVWILGYHWGWLLGDFLCKLLNMVFSISLYSSISFLTIMTIHRYLSVVNPISSLRVHTLQRRMLVTIAVWAASVLSSIPDAIFHKVFPSGCDYSEREGFLASVYQHNIIFLLSVGIILFCYVEILRTLFRSRSKRRHRTVRLIFTIVVAYFLSWAPYNLILFLQTLLKLGVIQSCEVSQQLDYALLICRNVAFSHCCFNPVLYVFVGVKFRRHLKSLLRRFWLCRQQAPGLPPSPHPPGAFTYEGISFY; this comes from the coding sequence ATGGAGCCCTCAGACATCCCGGAGACCACCACCTCTTTTGAGTATGATCCTCAGAGCTTTCTGTGTGAGAAGAAGACCTTCGTCTTCGCCACCTTCAGCACCACCATCCTGTACTGCCTGGTCTTCTTTCTCAGCTTGGTGGGCAACAGCCTGGTGCTGTGGGTCCTGGTGAAGTATGAGAGCTTGGAGTCCCTCACCAATGTCTTCATCCTCAACTTGTGTCTCTCAGACCTGGTGTTCTCCTGCCTGTTGCCCGTGTGGATCCTGGGATACCACTGGGGCTGGTTGCTGGGAGACTTCCTCTGCAAGCTCCTCAACATGGTCTTCTCCATCAGCCTCTACAGCAGCATCTCCTTCCTGACCATCATGACCATCCACCGCTACCTGTCCGTGGTGAACCCCATCTCATCCCTGCGCGTCCACACCCTGCAGCGCCGCATGCTGGTGACCATCGCCGTGTGGGCAGCCAGCGTCCTGTCCTCCATCCCCGACGCCATCTTCCACAAGGTGTTCCCTTCGGGCTGTGATTATTCAGAACGCGAGGGGTTCCTGGCCTCAGTCTACCAGCACAACATCATCTTCCTCCTCTCCGTGGGGATCATCCTGTTCTGCTATGTGGAGATTCTCCGGACCCTGTTCCGTTCGCGGTCCAAACGGCGCCACCGGACAGTCAGGCTTATCTTCACCATCGTGGTGGCATACTTCCTCAGCTGGGCCCCCTACAACCTGATCCTGTTTCTGCAGACACTGTTGAAACTTGGGGTCATTCAGAGCTGCGAGGTCAGCCAGCAGCTGGATTATGCCCTGCTCATCTGCCGCAACGTTGCCTTCTCCCACTGCTGCTTCAACCCTGTGCTCTATGTCTTTGTCGGGGTCAAGTTCCGCAGACACCTCAAAAGTCTGCTCCGGCGCTTCTGGCTCTGCCGGCAACAGGCGCCCGGCCTTCCCCCATCACCTCACCCCCCAGGTGCCTTCACCTATGAGGGCATCTCCTTCTACTGA